A genomic stretch from Sulfurimonas sediminis includes:
- a CDS encoding aspartate kinase — MLIVQKFGGTSVGDLERIQNVANRVAKTKEAGHDVVVVVSAMSGETNKLVGYAEHFSKNPARAEMDMLLSSGERVTSALLSIALQEMGIDAVAMTGRKAGIVTDNQHTKARIEEIDPKAMKSALQSGKVVVVAGFQGVNSDGDVTTLGRGGSDLSAVAIAGALEADLCEIYTDVTGIFTTDPRIEPKAKKLDKISYEEMLELASLGAKVLQNRSVELAKKLNVNLVTRSSFCDDEGTLITKEENIMEKPLVSGIALDRNQARISLMGVKDRPGIASDIFNALADAEVNVDMIIQNKAVDDTTNIDFTVPVSDLHDAKSVVDTFVQSGEIKDDSYNEDICKVSVVGVGMKSHAGVAAKAFSTMAKENININMISTSEIKVSMVIDEKYAELAVRSLHNTYELDK; from the coding sequence ATGCTAATAGTTCAAAAATTCGGTGGGACCAGTGTTGGTGATTTGGAACGCATACAAAATGTAGCGAATCGTGTGGCAAAAACAAAAGAAGCCGGGCATGATGTAGTCGTTGTTGTTTCGGCAATGAGTGGAGAAACAAACAAACTTGTCGGATATGCCGAACATTTTTCAAAAAATCCGGCTCGGGCTGAGATGGATATGCTGTTGAGCTCAGGCGAAAGAGTGACATCGGCACTCCTTTCTATTGCACTGCAGGAGATGGGAATTGATGCTGTGGCAATGACGGGGAGAAAAGCGGGTATTGTCACCGACAATCAGCATACCAAAGCGCGTATTGAAGAGATTGATCCCAAAGCCATGAAAAGTGCGTTGCAAAGTGGCAAAGTTGTTGTGGTTGCCGGTTTTCAGGGAGTAAATTCTGACGGAGATGTCACAACACTCGGACGCGGAGGAAGTGATCTTTCTGCTGTTGCCATTGCAGGTGCATTAGAGGCTGACTTATGTGAAATTTATACGGATGTGACAGGTATTTTTACAACAGATCCGCGAATTGAACCAAAAGCAAAAAAACTTGATAAAATCTCTTATGAAGAGATGCTTGAACTTGCATCATTAGGCGCAAAAGTATTGCAAAACCGCTCTGTTGAACTGGCAAAAAAACTCAATGTCAATCTTGTAACACGAAGCAGTTTTTGCGATGATGAGGGAACATTAATTACAAAGGAAGAAAATATTATGGAAAAACCACTAGTAAGCGGAATTGCGTTAGACAGAAACCAGGCGCGCATCTCTTTAATGGGTGTCAAAGACAGACCGGGCATTGCTTCTGATATTTTTAATGCATTGGCAGATGCCGAGGTCAATGTGGATATGATTATTCAGAACAAGGCGGTTGATGATACAACAAATATTGACTTTACTGTACCTGTGAGTGATTTACATGACGCAAAATCTGTTGTAGACACCTTTGTGCAAAGCGGTGAAATCAAAGATGACTCTTATAATGAAGATATCTGTAAGGTTTCTGTAGTGGGTGTTGGTATGAAATCGCATGCAGGTGTTGCTGCAAAAGCATTTTCAACGATGGCAAAAGAAAATATCAATATCAATATGATTTCAACATCAGAAATAAAAGTATCCATGGTTATTGATGAAAAGTATGCAGAGCTTGCTGTTCGTTCTTTACATAATACTTATGAGTTAGACAAATAA
- a CDS encoding RNA pyrophosphohydrolase has translation MSKEEIYRPNVAMIIVSNEYPQKKDVFIAQRNDLTDIWQFPQGGIDEGEEVKEALFREMEEEIGTDSAEIIAEYPEWISYDFPPKIANKMKPYKGQTQKYFLLKLAKDAKINLDTKHPEFINYKFVAIEDVLDFTPHFKQSVYEKVINHFKREGLL, from the coding sequence ATGAGTAAAGAAGAAATATACCGTCCCAATGTTGCTATGATAATCGTCTCAAATGAGTATCCGCAAAAAAAAGATGTTTTTATCGCACAAAGAAATGATTTGACTGACATTTGGCAGTTTCCACAGGGTGGCATTGATGAAGGCGAAGAGGTCAAAGAGGCTCTTTTTCGTGAAATGGAAGAAGAGATAGGGACAGACTCTGCTGAAATAATAGCAGAATATCCAGAGTGGATTTCTTATGATTTTCCTCCTAAAATTGCGAATAAAATGAAGCCGTATAAGGGACAGACACAAAAATATTTTTTACTCAAACTTGCAAAAGATGCCAAAATAAACCTGGATACAAAGCATCCCGAGTTTATAAACTATAAATTTGTGGCAATAGAGGATGTTTTAGACTTTACACCGCATTTTAAGCAGTCTGTATATGAAAAAGTTATAAATCATTTTAAAAGAGAGGGGCTGTTGTAA
- the hemW gene encoding radical SAM family heme chaperone HemW — MLVYIHIPFCDSKCSYCAFNSYVDKFHFKENYMYALKKQLQYELKRFQAKKETIETVFIGGGTPSTVVPQLYEEIFDLLNPYLMKNAEITSEANPNSATKEWLEGMYNLGVNRISFGTQSFDKKKLKILNRAHTPQMSVDAVHNAAAVGFENISLDLIYATLGDTKELLAKDIQTALSLPINHISAYALMIEEGTAFENRPHMSNEQLSLTKWLFKEIQDHGFSQYEISNFGSYQSLHNLGYWQYKDYIGAGVGAVGKLGLTRFYPLTDIEAYISDPLSIRQETLTLEDKRLEQIFLGLRCVIGIDQDILNTQERKKAEILLHEHKIKLKNNTFYNEDYLLADEIALFLTS, encoded by the coding sequence ATGTTAGTTTATATTCATATTCCTTTTTGCGATTCTAAATGTTCTTACTGTGCTTTTAACTCTTATGTTGACAAGTTTCATTTCAAAGAGAACTACATGTATGCACTTAAAAAACAGCTGCAGTATGAACTCAAAAGATTTCAAGCAAAAAAAGAGACCATAGAGACTGTTTTTATAGGAGGCGGTACACCTTCAACCGTCGTCCCGCAGCTTTATGAAGAAATTTTTGACCTGCTTAATCCCTATCTTATGAAAAACGCAGAAATAACCAGTGAAGCAAATCCCAACTCTGCAACAAAAGAGTGGCTTGAGGGCATGTATAATCTCGGAGTTAATCGTATCAGCTTCGGAACACAAAGCTTTGACAAAAAAAAACTTAAAATTTTAAACAGGGCACATACTCCACAAATGTCTGTAGATGCTGTTCACAATGCCGCTGCTGTTGGATTTGAAAACATCTCACTTGATTTGATTTATGCTACCTTGGGTGATACAAAAGAACTGCTTGCAAAGGATATTCAAACGGCTCTGTCTCTGCCAATCAACCACATCAGTGCTTATGCCTTAATGATTGAAGAGGGAACTGCATTTGAAAATCGTCCACACATGTCAAACGAACAGCTTTCTCTTACAAAATGGCTCTTTAAAGAGATTCAAGACCATGGGTTTTCACAGTATGAAATCAGTAATTTTGGAAGCTACCAATCTCTTCATAATCTAGGCTACTGGCAATATAAAGACTATATCGGGGCCGGGGTCGGAGCTGTCGGCAAACTTGGACTTACAAGGTTTTACCCCTTAACTGATATAGAAGCATATATCAGCGATCCCTTGTCAATCAGACAAGAGACGCTCACATTAGAAGACAAAAGACTTGAACAGATATTTTTAGGGCTGCGCTGTGTCATCGGAATAGATCAGGATATATTAAATACACAAGAGAGAAAAAAAGCGGAAATTCTGTTGCATGAACATAAAATAAAGTTAAAAAACAATACTTTTTACAATGAAGACTATCTTTTGGCAGATGAAATTGCGCTCTTTTTGACCTCTTGA
- the tatB gene encoding Sec-independent protein translocase protein TatB, with product MFGMGFTEMLLIAVVAILFLGPDKLPSTMVEIAKFFRNVKNTIGTVKDSLEEEMNLSQIKQEALAYKQELLNASESLNKVTDIPAQAGAKLTSLTDDILEDDEKTKETPKEPQEVTFKKKKKEDTKNV from the coding sequence ATGTTTGGTATGGGTTTTACAGAGATGCTACTCATAGCAGTTGTCGCTATTTTATTTCTAGGTCCGGACAAACTACCTAGTACAATGGTCGAAATTGCTAAATTTTTTAGAAATGTTAAAAACACAATAGGCACAGTAAAAGATTCTCTTGAAGAAGAGATGAATTTAAGTCAGATAAAACAAGAAGCACTTGCCTACAAACAAGAACTTCTGAATGCCAGCGAAAGCCTGAACAAAGTTACAGATATTCCTGCACAGGCCGGTGCAAAACTTACAAGCCTCACAGATGATATTTTAGAAGATGATGAGAAAACAAAAGAAACACCCAAAGAACCGCAGGAAGTAACTTTCAAGAAAAAGAAAAAAGAAGATACTAAAAATGTTTGA
- the tatC gene encoding twin-arginine translocase subunit TatC, whose amino-acid sequence MFDELRPHLVELRKRLAISAASLIVMFFVMFYFHEPILTWMVQPLNDALTEVGKVSVNAANGMITTSQVGGAFFVALKVSFFAAIVGALPIILSQIWLFIAPGLYAHEKKMIIPFIVGGTVMFLVGVLFAYYIVTPFGFDFLITFGSFKFTPLINIEDYVGFFTKIMFGFGLAFELPVFAYFLALLGLVDDRQMTAFFKYAIIIIFIVAALLTPPDVLTQLLMAGPLVILYLLSILIVKMVNPAPPLEEEEEDDEEEEDESSLSVKHHDEYDELTDKKDKDE is encoded by the coding sequence ATGTTTGATGAATTAAGACCACACCTTGTAGAACTCCGAAAAAGGCTGGCTATTTCAGCAGCAAGTTTAATAGTTATGTTTTTTGTCATGTTTTACTTCCATGAACCTATACTTACATGGATGGTACAACCACTCAATGACGCTCTGACAGAAGTCGGAAAAGTCTCTGTCAATGCGGCAAACGGTATGATTACCACATCACAGGTTGGCGGCGCATTCTTTGTCGCATTAAAAGTTTCATTTTTTGCAGCGATTGTAGGTGCTTTACCTATTATACTTTCCCAAATCTGGCTTTTTATCGCGCCTGGACTCTATGCACACGAAAAAAAGATGATCATTCCTTTTATAGTTGGTGGTACAGTTATGTTTCTTGTGGGTGTTCTTTTTGCCTACTATATTGTGACACCTTTTGGATTTGACTTCCTCATTACCTTTGGTTCATTTAAATTTACTCCGCTTATTAACATCGAGGATTATGTCGGATTTTTTACAAAAATCATGTTTGGGTTTGGTCTTGCTTTTGAACTGCCTGTGTTTGCCTACTTTTTAGCTCTTCTTGGACTTGTTGATGACAGACAGATGACAGCATTTTTCAAATATGCAATCATTATTATTTTTATAGTTGCAGCCCTGCTGACGCCACCGGATGTATTGACACAACTGCTTATGGCCGGTCCGCTTGTGATACTCTATCTGCTTTCTATTTTGATAGTGAAAATGGTAAACCCTGCTCCACCTCTCGAAGAAGAAGAAGAGGATGATGAAGAGGAAGAAGATGAAAGCAGTTTAAGCGTTAAACATCATGACGAGTATGATGAGCTTACAGATAAAAAGGATAAAGATGAGTAA
- the queA gene encoding tRNA preQ1(34) S-adenosylmethionine ribosyltransferase-isomerase QueA, with the protein MSNQELLTASYDFTLPDELIANYPASPRDHAKLLVYDRATDTITHTFFYNLENFLSAECALIFNDTKVIKARLFGKKQSGGKVELLINRAITAHNINVYIRGKVKIDTEIFFDESLMAKVKQLNDDGSREVNFYQNNILLRFEDLLPVIDKIGHIPLPPYIQRPDEDKDADEYQSVFASQEGAVAAPTASLHFTSEQHKRICKKHKHAYITLHVGSGTFKPVEAEVITNHPMHSEYYDISQEAKEILDSDIPLLSVGTTSTRTIEFYARHKEQTRGEANLFLHPNNKPLRVNHLLTNFHLPKSTLLMLVASFVGLDKTHQLYAEAIKEKYRFYSYGDAMLIL; encoded by the coding sequence ATGAGTAACCAGGAGTTACTCACTGCAAGCTATGACTTCACTCTTCCCGATGAACTTATAGCAAACTATCCTGCTTCTCCCCGTGACCATGCAAAACTTTTAGTCTACGACAGAGCCACTGACACAATTACACACACCTTTTTTTATAATCTTGAAAACTTTCTTTCTGCGGAGTGTGCTCTCATTTTTAATGATACAAAGGTTATAAAAGCAAGACTTTTTGGAAAAAAACAGAGTGGCGGAAAAGTAGAACTTCTCATAAACAGAGCCATTACTGCACACAATATCAATGTATATATTCGAGGAAAAGTGAAGATAGACACAGAAATATTTTTTGATGAGAGTCTGATGGCAAAAGTGAAACAATTAAATGATGACGGCAGTCGTGAAGTAAACTTTTACCAAAACAACATACTGTTACGGTTTGAAGACTTGCTTCCTGTCATAGACAAAATAGGGCATATCCCTCTTCCTCCCTACATTCAAAGACCGGATGAGGATAAAGATGCTGATGAATACCAAAGCGTATTTGCTTCGCAAGAAGGAGCCGTAGCTGCACCTACTGCTTCGCTGCATTTTACATCCGAGCAGCATAAAAGGATTTGTAAAAAACATAAGCATGCCTATATTACTTTACATGTAGGCAGCGGTACTTTTAAACCGGTGGAAGCTGAAGTGATAACAAACCATCCTATGCATTCGGAGTATTATGATATTTCCCAAGAAGCAAAAGAGATTTTGGATTCTGATATTCCTCTCTTGAGTGTAGGAACAACATCGACAAGAACTATAGAATTTTATGCAAGGCATAAAGAACAAACGAGGGGTGAAGCAAATCTGTTTTTGCATCCAAACAACAAACCCTTGCGTGTCAACCATCTTTTGACAAATTTTCATCTGCCAAAATCAACACTGCTTATGCTGGTTGCATCTTTTGTCGGACTCGATAAAACACATCAGCTTTACGCTGAAGCGATAAAAGAAAAATATAGATTTTATTCGTACGGGGATGCGATGCTTATTCTCTAA
- a CDS encoding acetyl-CoA carboxylase biotin carboxylase subunit gives MKQKISKILIANRGEIALRIIRACKELEIKTVVVFSEVDVEGVWVAKADECYPIMGNPIEAYLNYERIISMAKKANCDAIHPGYGFLSESAEFARACEENGLIFIGPKPEHIELFGDKMASKVAMKKIGVPVLEGTDTPVVDVKEGEKIAKEIGFPVIIKAAFGGGGRGMRIVKQAKEFSKMFESATNEAVKYFGKGDVFIEKYVENPRHIEVQIVADKYGNIVHLGERDCSIQRRHQKVIEIAPSPLLNDAVRKELYRVSIKAMFRLGYESVGTVEFLVDEQDNIYFIEMNTRVQVEHPVTETITGVDIIQRMIEIAGGDKLKFLQEEIKFRGYSIEFRINSEDPQNNFMPTAGTVTKYLTPGGPGVRLDTSLYAGYELPTCYDSMLGKLIVWSLDWEGAVKKAKRALDEFYIEGFKTNIVLHREIVRDDEFRAGKFNTGYLDSKMEKFNLGAVSLLADEEKKVSFLSSIIKKIKENNLITRS, from the coding sequence ATGAAGCAAAAAATATCTAAAATATTGATCGCAAACAGAGGCGAAATAGCGCTGAGAATTATTCGTGCGTGTAAAGAGTTGGAAATAAAAACAGTTGTTGTATTTTCAGAGGTTGATGTGGAGGGTGTCTGGGTTGCCAAGGCAGATGAATGCTACCCTATAATGGGGAATCCTATTGAAGCATATTTGAACTATGAAAGAATAATTTCAATGGCAAAAAAAGCAAACTGTGACGCCATACACCCCGGATACGGATTTTTATCTGAAAGTGCTGAATTTGCCAGAGCCTGTGAAGAGAACGGTCTCATTTTCATAGGTCCCAAGCCGGAGCATATTGAACTCTTTGGTGATAAAATGGCTTCCAAAGTTGCTATGAAAAAAATCGGTGTTCCGGTTTTAGAAGGGACTGATACACCGGTTGTAGATGTCAAAGAGGGTGAAAAAATTGCCAAAGAAATAGGATTTCCTGTAATCATCAAAGCTGCATTCGGCGGTGGCGGTAGAGGAATGAGGATTGTCAAACAGGCAAAAGAATTTTCTAAAATGTTTGAATCTGCTACAAATGAAGCGGTGAAATATTTTGGCAAAGGCGATGTTTTTATTGAAAAATATGTTGAAAACCCTCGTCATATTGAAGTGCAGATTGTTGCCGACAAATACGGAAATATTGTGCATTTGGGAGAGAGAGACTGCTCGATTCAGCGTCGCCATCAAAAAGTTATTGAAATTGCACCGTCGCCACTCCTTAATGATGCTGTTCGAAAAGAGCTTTACAGAGTTTCCATCAAAGCAATGTTCAGACTGGGTTATGAAAGTGTCGGAACAGTAGAATTTTTGGTTGATGAGCAGGATAATATTTATTTTATAGAAATGAACACCAGGGTTCAGGTGGAACATCCTGTCACTGAAACGATTACAGGTGTGGATATTATACAAAGAATGATAGAGATTGCCGGTGGGGACAAGTTAAAATTTTTACAAGAAGAGATAAAATTTCGAGGCTATTCCATTGAATTTAGAATCAATTCTGAAGATCCGCAAAACAACTTTATGCCAACTGCCGGTACGGTTACAAAATATCTGACACCAGGAGGACCAGGCGTGCGTCTTGATACCAGTCTATATGCAGGCTATGAACTGCCTACATGTTATGACTCTATGCTTGGAAAACTCATAGTCTGGTCTCTGGACTGGGAGGGTGCTGTCAAAAAAGCCAAAAGAGCACTGGACGAGTTCTATATTGAAGGATTCAAAACAAATATAGTCCTGCACAGAGAAATTGTACGGGATGATGAGTTTAGAGCAGGAAAATTTAATACAGGTTATTTGGATTCCAAAATGGAAAAATTCAATCTTGGTGCAGTCTCTTTGCTTGCTGATGAAGAGAAGAAAGTCTCTTTTTTAAGCAGTATTATCAAAAAAATCAAAGAGAATAATTTAATTACAAGAAGCTAA